The following proteins are encoded in a genomic region of Methanobrevibacter sp.:
- a CDS encoding nicotianamine synthase family protein yields the protein MSCYKYWGKISEIADNLLLYGDLDKYGESALDNVDINDIIELLDEVEIIAHDNTIDFDSAKHILDDEKMNRALKLIREFYVYVGARLETENALKILESDNPKATLDSFHFYDRYIGLINNESQLVRFNSQKTFVFLGSGPLPLTLIMFNKVFGCKCIGIEIQETVAELSREVLKKLNLENEIEIVVGDETVIKDLDYDILMVAALAEPKERVFSNIWEYVDVDTPIIYRTYTGMRAILYSPVTEKDTRGFHKEVMVLPTGNTNNTSVLIRKII from the coding sequence ATGAGTTGTTATAAATATTGGGGCAAAATCAGTGAAATTGCAGATAATCTTTTATTATATGGTGATTTGGATAAATATGGTGAATCTGCTTTAGATAATGTAGATATTAATGATATTATTGAATTATTGGATGAAGTTGAAATCATTGCTCATGACAATACTATAGATTTTGATTCAGCAAAACATATTCTTGATGATGAAAAAATGAACAGGGCCTTAAAACTAATACGGGAGTTTTATGTATATGTCGGGGCTCGTCTCGAAACAGAAAATGCATTGAAGATATTGGAATCTGATAATCCAAAAGCTACTTTAGATTCTTTCCATTTTTACGACAGATATATAGGTTTAATTAATAACGAAAGCCAATTAGTCAGATTTAACAGTCAGAAAACATTCGTATTTCTTGGAAGTGGGCCATTACCATTAACTCTCATAATGTTTAACAAGGTATTTGGTTGTAAATGCATAGGTATTGAAATCCAGGAAACCGTTGCAGAACTTTCTCGTGAAGTTCTTAAAAAATTAAATCTTGAGAATGAAATTGAAATAGTTGTTGGTGATGAAACTGTTATTAAAGATTTGGATTATGACATTCTAATGGTTGCTGCCCTTGCAGAACCTAAAGAAAGGGTATTTTCAAATATTTGGGAATATGTTGATGTGGATACTCCAATTATTTATAGGACATATACTGGGATGAGGGCTATTTTATATTCTCCGGTCACAGAAAAAGACACAAGAGGATTCCATAAAGAAGTAATGGTTTTGCCAACAGGCAATACTAATAACACTTCAGTGTTAATAAGAAAAATTATTTAA
- a CDS encoding GNAT family N-acetyltransferase: MNIDIKPLSLSNIKIKDIQKFLFNHIKEEFGYGYVPSFHNDIVNLKDTYLTDDRNNFYVATNDNGKIIGCIGVRGYDKHFEEFEGVYFKDTTASIWRLMIDSKYRRKGIGSRLVKYVEKFSESKNYQNIYLHTQRNLPGALQFWQAQNYSIIYDSNNEYTTVHMIKNII; this comes from the coding sequence ATGAATATTGATATAAAGCCATTATCATTGTCTAATATAAAAATTAAAGATATCCAAAAGTTTTTATTTAATCATATAAAAGAAGAGTTTGGTTATGGTTATGTTCCTAGTTTTCATAATGATATTGTTAATTTAAAGGATACTTATTTAACTGATGATAGAAATAATTTTTATGTAGCCACTAATGATAATGGGAAAATTATTGGTTGTATTGGCGTTAGAGGTTATGATAAACATTTTGAGGAGTTTGAAGGAGTCTACTTTAAAGATACGACTGCAAGTATTTGGAGATTAATGATAGATTCAAAATACCGAAGAAAGGGTATCGGATCAAGATTAGTGAAATATGTTGAAAAGTTTTCCGAATCTAAAAATTATCAAAATATCTATTTACATACTCAAAGAAACTTGCCTGGAGCATTACAATTTTGGCAAGCTCAAAATTATTCCATCATCTATGATTCTAATAACGAGTATACAACAGTTCACATGATTAAGAACATTATTTAA